CACAAAGTATGAAATGGGAGCCTGATGCATTATGGCCTACCATGCTTAAATACATGGACCTAAGCCGACAACATTTTGATGAACAATCCAGCGTCGATATTTTTATCTGGCCAGAAGCCGCAATACCCGCACCAGAGTCAATGGTGGAAGACTTTTTAGTTAACACAAATCAAGTGGCAAGCTTCAACAACAGCGCAATAATTACCGGCATTATCAGTCACCAACAACAAGATTTTTTCAACTCACTTATTGTCCTAGGCAATCATCATAATAAGCAACAAACCCATGCTGATTATCAAGGTAATGGCATAAATGAATTTAAAAAACATCATCTATTACCAATCGGTGAGTTTGTGCCTTTTGAGAGCTTACTGCGCCCATTAGCGCCCTTTTTTAACTTACCCATGAGCTCATTTCAACGTGGCGATTTTATTCAAAATAATTTGTCTGCGGTTGGTTACCAAATTGCACCAGCCATTTGCTATGAAATCGTGTTTCCTGAGCAAGTTAGAGCCAATACCCATGCCAATACAGACTTTATTTTAACGGTATCCAATGATGCTTGGTTTGGTAGTTCTAACGGACCACTGCAACATATGGAAATAGCCCAAATGCGCGCGATTGAGATGGGTAGACCTGTAGTACGAGCAACCAATAATGGCATCACAGCCATTGTTGATCCTTTTGGAAAGATCACCGATCGATTACCACAATTTGAAACCGGCGTATTGGTCAGCGAAGTAGCACTATACGAGGGCGAAACTTGGTTTAAACGCATTGGCCAAATACCATTGCTGATTTTTAGCACGCTTTTGCTATTATTAGGATTAGGATTTCGTTACCAAAGTGAACAAATTGCCAAACATAATCGATAGTTCCTCAGTTCAGCAACAGGGCTTCACACTAATTGAGCTCGTTGTTGTGATTATTATTCTAGGTATTCTTGCGGTCATTGCTGCACCTAAATTTATTAACTTAAGTAGCGATGCGCGGATCAGTACCTTATCAGGAATATCCAGTAGCGTAAAAACTGCTAATACTCTGGTTTATGCCAAATCTCAAATGCCGAGCCTACAAGTGCAAGGCGTTGCTGGACGCGATGATTTACTCGATATTGATTTAGATGGCGATGGTATGTTTGAAACACGTTTGAAATGGGGCTATTTAGATAATACCGACATTGAAAAATGGATCGAGCTGGATGACAGCTTTACGATTCAGTATCAAGGCACAGCCAACACTTATATTGGTTACGACAAAGATGAAAATGGTCAAGTCACCAACGACAATTGCTACTTTCACTATACACAAGCCGCTAATGCCACTACCCCTCCAGGCTATGCCATTGTCAGCAGTGGCTGTTAAAAAAGTGACTGAAACGAAGCAGCCTTAGAAAGCCCATTTCGCGTCGATTGGCGCTATTAAAAGTAAAGTCACGACTAAAAATGCGGCAATGGTTACATGTCCATTTCTAACCCAAGTTAAGTTAATTTGAGTTAAGTTACAACAACACCGACACGCTAAGCCAAATATTCCTTAATGCGGTTTTCACCTGACATTTTTGTACAAAAATGAACCAAACAATAGTTTGCTGCGTAATGCACTAAGATATCTAAGTCAGTATGTTTGGGAGCTCAAAATGCAATTATCAGAAATAAAGCAAGCCATCGCAGTTCAGTCATTACATCCGACTATCATCAGTTATGCTGATTCAAATCATTACTTGTTAGGTGTTAAAGATGACAACGGTAATTTTCGCAGTGCTCGCAGTAAAGATGGCAAACTCTTAAGTCTAAACTCCATAAAACAGGCAGAAGAGTTACTCAAGTTACAAGGTATTCGTTATGCAATCATCGAAATGCAAACTGCCTACGATGAAATGATTGGCAATAGTTACAACAACCATTGCCGTTATCGCGTTAATTTCTAGTGTACTGAGTTAGGGTGATAATGGTTCTCGAGAAAAAGTGTCACTATCACATTGTGGGCAGTCGGGAATAACCCCTGGGAAATCAATTTGCATTTGATAACCACATTGATCGCAGGTCAACATCCCCTGATTGATAATTTCCCCGGATTTATAACAACCATGATGCTTAAAATCTTGCTGAAGTTCGTGCCATTCTATTTGACTTTTATCGGTTATCTCACTTAACCAGTGCCATAAGGTGTTTTCAAAGGCGATGACAGTGGGGCTGTAACTCATGTCATCAGCTGTTTGATCTTTTAAAAAGTTAGCTATATCACGCTTTAAAAATTCTTCCACTAAAGCCAGTTCTTGTTCATCGGCCGTTGATTTCAGCTGTAAATAGTTTTTTCCTTGGGTGACTGAGGCAAACAAACTTTTAGCAGTCAATGAGTTATCTTGCTCAAACTGCTGTTTAACTTGCTCAAATAGCGACTGATATAGCCCTAATAACGCTGAACTTCTTCCACTCATATTCAATACTCCTTCATACGAACCTTTTTAATGCATCACTTCTAGTTTATTCTATGTAGTTATTCATCACGCAAATGCGCGTTAGTTCAAATATACGTGCAATACCAAAAATGGGCGGCATGGCCGGAAATAGATTGATGCAAGAACAATATAATCCCTTAGAGATTGAAGCCCTAGTGCAAAAGCACTGGCAAGACCAAAAGACCTTTGAAGTTACCGAAGACGAAACCAAAGAGAAGTTTTACTGTCTCTCTATGTTTCCGTACCCATCTGGCCGACTTCATATGGGACACGTACGTAACTACACCATAGGTGATGTTGTTGCGCGTTACCAACGTTTACAAGGAAAAAATGTTCTACAGCCTATTGGCTGGGACTCTTTTGGCTTGCCCGCGGAAAACGCAGCGATTAACAATAAAACCTCTCCAGCACCGTGGACCTATGAAAATATTGAGTACATGAAGAACCAGCTTAAATTGCTTGGTTTTGGATATGACTGGAGTCGTGAAATTGCCACTTGCACCCCTGAATACTATCGCTGGGAACAGTGGTTTTTCACTAAGCTGTATGAAAAAGGCCTAGTGTATAAAAAAACCTCATCGGTTAACTGGTGTCCAAATGATGAAACCGTACTGGCTAACGAGCAAGTACAAGACGGTTGCTGCTGGCGCTGTGACACCGAAGTCGTGCAAAAAGAAATTCCACAATGGTTTATTAAAATCACTGATTACGCTGAAGAGCTATTAAACGATATCGATACCCTTGATGGCTGGCCTGAGCAAGTTAAAGCCATGCAACGCAACTGGATTGGCCGCAGTGAAGGCATCGAGATGACTTTCCAAGTTGCGGATAGCGATCAAAGCTTTGATATCTATACTACTCGTCCAGATACCGTTATGGGTGTCACTTATGTTGCGATTGCAGCAGGCCACCCTCTTGCGATTGAAGCTGCACAAAATAATCCTGAGCTAGCTGACTTTATTGAAGAATGTAAAAATGCTGACACCACTGAAGCCGCTATGGCATCAATGGAAAAGAAAGGCGTTGCAACCGGTTTAAATGCCATACATCCTATCAGTGGTAAACTTGTTCCAATTTGGGTCGCTAACTTTGTATTAATGAACTACGGCACTGGCGCTGTGATGTCGGTTCCCGCACACGATCAACGCGACTATGAATTTGCTAAAAAATACGGTTTAAGCATTGAAGCAGTTATCAAGCCTGTCGATGCTGAGTTGGACATCAGCAAAGAAGCATTTACCGACAAAGGTACTCTGTTTAATTCCGCCGAGTTTGATGGCTTAGATTTTCAAGCGGCATTTGATGCCATTGACGCCAAGTTAACCGCTGAAGGTAAAGGCAAACGCCAAGTAAACTACCGTCTTCGTGACTGGGGCGTATCTCGTCAGCGTTACTGGGGTGCTCCTATTCCAATGGTTACCTTAGCAGATGGCACTGTTATGCCAACTCCAGAAGATCAACTTCCGGTTATTTTACCAGAAGATGTGATTATGGACGGTATTCAAAGCCCAATTAAAGCTGATAAAGCTTGGGCTGAAACCACAGTAAATGGTCAAGCTGCACAGCGTGAAACCGATACCTTTGATACCTTTATGGAATCGTCATGGTACTACGCGCGATATTGTAGTCCTCATGCCGACCAAATGTTAGATCCCGCTAAAGCCAACTATTGGCTACCGGTTGATCAATACATTGGTGGTATTGAGCATGCTTGTATGCATTTATTGTACTTCCGCTTCTTCCATAAACTATTGCGTGACATGGATTTAGTTAACTCAAACGAGCCAGCTAAACAATTGTTAACCCAAGGCATGGTATTAGCAGACGCTTACTACTACACCAATGATAAAGGCGCCCGTACTTGGGTATCGCCATTAGATGTCACCACCATCGAAAAAGACGATAAAGGTCGTGTCACTAAAGCCATCGATAAACACGGTAACGAACTGGTTTACACTGGCATGAGTAAGATGTCGAAATCGAAAAACAACGGTATCGACCCACAGGTGATGGTAGAAAAATACGGTGCTGATACTGTTCGTCTATTTATGATGTTTGCTTCGCCACCAGAGTTAACACTGGAATGGCAAGAGTCAGGTGTAGAGGGCGCTCATCGCTTTATCAAACGTTTTTGGAAACTCGCTAGCGAGCACATAGCAGCTGGTAATACGGAAGCATTAGATGTTAAAGCTTTAAATGCTAATCAAAAAGCATTACGTCGTGAGCTACATAAAACCATCGCAAAAGTGAGTGATGATATTGGTCGTCGTCAAATGTTCAACACTGCCGTTGCAGCAATAATGGAACTGATGAACCACCTATTGAAAGCACCACAAGAGTCAGCGCAAGATCGTGCATTAATGGCTGAAGCCTTATCTGCACTGACTCGCTTGCTTTACCCAATCGTGCCACATATCAGCTTTAACTTATGGCAAGAACTGGGTAACGAAGGCGTAATCGAGGATAGCCGCTGGCCTGAAGTTGACCAATCGGCCCTTGTTGAAGACAGCAAATTAATTATTGTACAAATTAACGGTAAGTTACGTGCAAAAATTACTGTTGCTGCAGATGCCACTCAAGAGCAAGTGCAAGAAATTGCCATGCAAGATGAGCACGTACAAAAGCACTCTGATGGTTTAACCATTCGTAAAGTGATTTATGTACCGGGCAAGCTGCTGAATATTGTTGCTAATTAATATTAGTCATCAACACTAGCCACTAATAAGCCATACTCAATTAGATTAGTATGACCAAGCTTGTTAGTTTATCGCCCATCACAACCTAGTTTGTGATGGGCAATTAATTTACTTGCCATAATCATCATGGCTGATAAAGGACGTTAATCACTTTTATGCTGGCAAAACATATTGGCATAGCGCTACTCTCGGTTATTTTACTTATGACAAGTGGCTGTGGCTTTAAACTACAACGTAGCTACTCAATTCCGGTTGAATTACAACAGCTGCATTTAAGCAGTAGCGATCAATATAGCGAGCTTACAAGGTTAGTTAGCGACAGACTGCGCATCAACCAAGTCAGTTTAGTTTCAGCAACAGAAACTACCCCAACCCTAAGACTTGTCAATGACTCATTAGAACGTGCAACCTTATCACTTTACCCAACGGGTAATGTTGCTGAGTATGAACTTATTTATGTTGTGAATTATAGTGTGACCCTGCCACAAGGTGAACCTCAAGCCTATCAAGCAGAAGTTAGACGCGACTATCAAGACGATCCCCGCACCGCATTGGCTAAAAGCCGTGAAATGGAGCTGTTAACCCGTGAAATGCGCATACAGGCGGCAGACTTAATTATTCAAACACTTGCATCTATCGGAACCAACTAGATGCGGGTTTATCCTGACCAACTAAAAACACACCTTAAAAATCTCGCCCAAGTGTATTTAATTTTTGGCGACGATCCTTGGTTAGTTGACGACAGTAAACGCCAGATAATTAAAGCGGCCAAAAAACAAGGTTTCGATGAAAGAGTACAACTTACTCAAGAAACCGGTTTTAGCTGGAATGATTTAGTTCAAGAATGGCAATCAATGAGCTTGTTTGCCAGCAGACGCATTATCGAACTGACATTGCCTCAAGGTAAACCCGGTACTGAAGGCGCTAGTGCATTTCAAACCCTGCTTCAACAGCCCAATCCAGATATTATTTTAATCATACAGGGTCCCAAAGCTGGCCTTGAACAAACTAATAGCAAATGGTTTAAGTCATTAGACAGTCAAGGTATCTATTTACCTTGTGCTACACCTGAAGGTAAACAATTTGAGCGCTGGCTGGATAGCCGCATTCAACATTACCAATTGACTCTGCATCATGACGCCAAAGCCATGCTGTTTAATTTGTTTGAAGGTAATTTACTTGCCGCAGAGCAATCAATGCAAATGTTGCAATTGATCAGCCCCACAGCCAATATTAGCGCTGAGCAACTTGGCCAGTATTTTGAAGATCAATCGCGTTTTAGCGTATTCCAACTCACCGACGCCCTACTGAGTAATCATCAAAAACAAGTTCAGCACATGTTAGCGCAACTTCAAGGTGAAGGCACTGCCATGCCCATTTTAATGTGGGCAATTTTTAAAGAGATCAGCTTATTATTAAATTTGAAATTAGCCCAGCAGCAAGGAGAGCCGTTAAATAAGCTATGGGGACAATATCGGATTTGGGACAAACGTAAGCCGCTTTATCAAGCGGCATTAACCCGTCTTGAATTACACCACATTGAGCATATGCTTGCTTTGGCCTCAACCTTAGAACTCAACCTTAAACAGCGTGGTGCTGAAGATTGGATTGGCATGAGCCACTTATGTATTTTATTTGACCCTCGTGCGCACAATCGTTTAGCGCATATTGAGCTAAGTTAATTACACTATGCACATTGGAATTTTAGGTGGCACCTTCGACCCAATTCATTTTGGTCATATTAAACCTGCATTAGAAATCAAGCAGAAGCTTTTACTGGATGAAGTTTGGTTGATGCCAAATCATATCCCTCCACATAAACAATCCACCAACATCACAACACAACATCGATTAAAAATGGTACAAGATGTTTGCCTGCAATATCCGCAATTGCAGTTATGTGATATTGAAATCAATCGCGACACTCCGTCTTATACAGTCGTCACACTGCAGCAGCTCAAGCAAGCGTATCCTCAAGCCAGTTTTTACTTCATTATGGGCATGGATTCATTCATCAATTTACCCAGCTGGCACTTATGGCAACAGCTTTTTGAGTTATGTCATATTGTACTTTGCCAGCGCCCGGGTTGGACTTTACCCCCAGACTCGCCAATGCAACAAGTGCTCAATCAGCGAGCAACCACAATTGCACAATTAATTGACAACAAAAACAATACATCCCAAAACACCCATGGCGACATCATTCCTGTCGACATCTGCCTACAAAATATCTCCTCCACTGAAATTCGCCAAAAAGTGCAAAGCAATCAAGATATTTCCAAGCTACTTGCACCCTGCACCATCAATTACATTCAGCAGCATCATCTTTACCGTCGTTAACCTGTCGAGTTAATTGCGTATTTCAGGTGAAATTGAGTATAATGCTCCGTTAATTTTGACTAATGAGGTATTTCGCGTGCAAAGCACCGAACTTAAAGATTTCGTTCTCGATAAAATCGATGACTTAAAAGCTAAAAACGTTGTTGTGTTAGATGTTAAGCAACAGTCTAGCATCACAGAAACTATGATTATCTGCACAGGCACATCTAAAACCCATGTTCGCGCCATTGGTGAACACGTGGTAGTCGAAGCTAAAAAAGCCGGCGAGCAGCCATTAGGTGTTGAAGGCCGTGACAGTAGCGAATGGGTACTAGTAGACTTAGGTGATGTGATTTTACACATCATGCAAGAACAAACTCGCGAGTACTACCAGCTAGAAAAGCTGTGGTCAGAACATAACGCCTAATGAAGTTACAACTGATTGCCGTTGGCACCAAAATGCCCGATTGGGTTACCCGTGGTTTTGAAGAATATCAGCGTCGTTTCCCTCGAGATATGCCGCTTGAATTAATAGAAATTCCTGCAGGTAAACGCGGTAAAAATGCTGATATAGCCCGTATTTTGCAAAAAGAAGGCGAGTTAATGTTAGCAGCTGTTGCAAAAGGCAATCATATTGTCAGCTTGGATTTACCCGGCAAAAATTGGACAACGCCCGATTTAGCAGAACAAATGATCAAGTGGCAATTAGATGGGCGTGATGTGAGCTTGTTGATCGGCGGGCCAGAAGGACTTGCCCCGGCCTGCAAAGCTGCGGCCAATCAAAGTTGGTGCTTATCAGCCTTAACCTTGCCGCATCCACTGGTAAGAATCTTAATTGGTGAAAGTCTCTATCGCGCATGGAGCATCAATAACAACCACCCTTACCATCGTGAATAACTTATCTAAGCATAAGAATTAGTTAAGGTTTAATAAAACTATCAGTAAGTTAAACTAATTTCATTGTTGTTGACATTACAGCACAATTAAAGCGATTCTATTTATTTTCGCCGTTACTTATACACGCTGGAGACGCTAAGTGCCGCCAAAGAAGCGCATCACTATCCATGATCACGCCGCAGAAGCCTCATTATTCAAGCGTCGCGCATTGTTCACTTTTGTGTGTGTATTTATTCTGTTAAGCGTTTTACTCTCTAACCTTTATCAGCTTCAAGTTGTTTCTTACAAAGATTACGAAACCCGCTCTAATGATAATCGTATTCGTGTCGTACCCACGCCACCAAGCCGCGGCTTAATCTTTGATCGTCATGGCCAGTTACTAGCAGAAAATCAGCCCTATTATTCTTTAGAAATGATCCCCGAGCGAATAAAAAACCTTGATGAGACTTTTGACAAGCTCAATGAGATCATAGAAATCAGTGATGAAGAGCGCCAAAACATCAAAGAAACCTTAAAGTTTCACCGTCGTTTCAAACCACTAACCTTAAAAAATAAGCTTACTGAACAGCAGGTTGCAAGTTTCACTGTTAACCAACACCAATTTCCGGGCATTTATGTTGAAGCCGGTTTAAAACGTCACTACCCCCATACAGAGCTAATGACCCATGTTCTAGGATATGTGGGAAAAATAAATAGCCGTGATAAAGCCATGCTTGAAAAAAATAACAACTGGAAAAATTACGCCGCAACAAAAGATATTGGCAAACAAGGTATTGAAAAGTTTTACGAAAGTTTATTGCATGGATTGCCTGGCCACTTAGAAGAAGAAGTGAATAACCGTGGCCGCGTTATTAGGACACTTAAAGTCACCCCACCCACACCAGGGCAAGATATCTATTTAACCCTTGATTTAAAGCTGCAACAAAAAGCCATGGAATTATTAGCGGGCAGACGCGGTTCAGTCGTGGCAATAGACCCTCGAGACGGTGGTATTTTAGCCATGGTGTCAAGCCCATCGTACGATCCTAACCAATTTGTTCATGGTATTAGCAGCAAAGCCTATAGTGATTTGCTTAATGATAAATCACGGCCACTCATAAACCGCTCAACCCAAGGCCAATACGCCCCCGCATCGACAGTCAAACCCTTAGTGGCGTTATTAGGGCTAGATGAGCGCACCATTAGTGATCGAACCCGCGTTTGGGACCCGGGTTTTTGGCAAATGCCCGGCGTTGAACGAAAATGGCGCGACTGGAAAAAATGGGGCCATGGATGGGTTGATGTTTATCATGCCATTATCGATTCCTGCGATATCTTCTTTTACGATTTAGTCTATAAAGTGGGCATTGATAAGTTATCTCCCTTTATGGCGCAATTTGGATTTGGTGAAAGCACCGGCGTTGATATCTTTGAAGAATCAGCAGGCGTCATGCCTTCTCGAGATTGGAAAAGACTCCGTTACAACCAACCCTGGTATAACGGCGACACCATATCAGTTGGTATTGGCCAAGGTTACTGGACAAGCACACCATTGCAATTAGCTAATGCAACCGCAATTTTAGCGAATAAAGGACAGCGTTTTACCCCGCACTTACTCAAATCGTTTAAAGATGACACGGTAAAAATTGATACGCCAATCGATGAGCAACCACCGATTGAAATAAAAAACCCTAAAAACTGGGACATTATCACTGAAGCCATGCGACTAACAGCAGATAAATCCCGCTTTACAGATGCAAAGTACACCGCGGCAATGAAAACCGGTACAGGGCAAGTATTCTCAGTAGCACAAGATCAAAAGTACGATGCCGAAACCGTAGCGGAGCATCTACGAGATAATGCACTTATTGTTGCCTATGCTC
This Shewanella aestuarii DNA region includes the following protein-coding sequences:
- the lnt gene encoding apolipoprotein N-acyltransferase — encoded protein: MLNKLLPHSTLSLVTLATAFFAGASTSLSFAPYNIWAVMPIALAFALWQSQQLIGKHAYRYWLSFGFGCFSFGISWVHVSIDTFGGMPLIVSMALMGILALYLAIYPALAGWLLNKILPSTQANEKQQYFKYLALFPALWVLTEWLRGWVLTGFPWIWIGYSQTNGPLNELASIVGALGLSFIIAILAGAMMLTSQKRMIPLFSVAIMLIVFTLVAPALNPIHASGKSVKVALVQGNIPQSMKWEPDALWPTMLKYMDLSRQHFDEQSSVDIFIWPEAAIPAPESMVEDFLVNTNQVASFNNSAIITGIISHQQQDFFNSLIVLGNHHNKQQTHADYQGNGINEFKKHHLLPIGEFVPFESLLRPLAPFFNLPMSSFQRGDFIQNNLSAVGYQIAPAICYEIVFPEQVRANTHANTDFILTVSNDAWFGSSNGPLQHMEIAQMRAIEMGRPVVRATNNGITAIVDPFGKITDRLPQFETGVLVSEVALYEGETWFKRIGQIPLLIFSTLLLLLGLGFRYQSEQIAKHNR
- a CDS encoding pilus assembly FimT family protein, giving the protein MIDSSSVQQQGFTLIELVVVIIILGILAVIAAPKFINLSSDARISTLSGISSSVKTANTLVYAKSQMPSLQVQGVAGRDDLLDIDLDGDGMFETRLKWGYLDNTDIEKWIELDDSFTIQYQGTANTYIGYDKDENGQVTNDNCYFHYTQAANATTPPGYAIVSSGC
- a CDS encoding DUF6482 family protein; amino-acid sequence: MQLSEIKQAIAVQSLHPTIISYADSNHYLLGVKDDNGNFRSARSKDGKLLSLNSIKQAEELLKLQGIRYAIIEMQTAYDEMIGNSYNNHCRYRVNF
- a CDS encoding zinc ribbon-containing protein; translation: MSGRSSALLGLYQSLFEQVKQQFEQDNSLTAKSLFASVTQGKNYLQLKSTADEQELALVEEFLKRDIANFLKDQTADDMSYSPTVIAFENTLWHWLSEITDKSQIEWHELQQDFKHHGCYKSGEIINQGMLTCDQCGYQMQIDFPGVIPDCPQCDSDTFSREPLSP
- the leuS gene encoding leucine--tRNA ligase, giving the protein MQEQYNPLEIEALVQKHWQDQKTFEVTEDETKEKFYCLSMFPYPSGRLHMGHVRNYTIGDVVARYQRLQGKNVLQPIGWDSFGLPAENAAINNKTSPAPWTYENIEYMKNQLKLLGFGYDWSREIATCTPEYYRWEQWFFTKLYEKGLVYKKTSSVNWCPNDETVLANEQVQDGCCWRCDTEVVQKEIPQWFIKITDYAEELLNDIDTLDGWPEQVKAMQRNWIGRSEGIEMTFQVADSDQSFDIYTTRPDTVMGVTYVAIAAGHPLAIEAAQNNPELADFIEECKNADTTEAAMASMEKKGVATGLNAIHPISGKLVPIWVANFVLMNYGTGAVMSVPAHDQRDYEFAKKYGLSIEAVIKPVDAELDISKEAFTDKGTLFNSAEFDGLDFQAAFDAIDAKLTAEGKGKRQVNYRLRDWGVSRQRYWGAPIPMVTLADGTVMPTPEDQLPVILPEDVIMDGIQSPIKADKAWAETTVNGQAAQRETDTFDTFMESSWYYARYCSPHADQMLDPAKANYWLPVDQYIGGIEHACMHLLYFRFFHKLLRDMDLVNSNEPAKQLLTQGMVLADAYYYTNDKGARTWVSPLDVTTIEKDDKGRVTKAIDKHGNELVYTGMSKMSKSKNNGIDPQVMVEKYGADTVRLFMMFASPPELTLEWQESGVEGAHRFIKRFWKLASEHIAAGNTEALDVKALNANQKALRRELHKTIAKVSDDIGRRQMFNTAVAAIMELMNHLLKAPQESAQDRALMAEALSALTRLLYPIVPHISFNLWQELGNEGVIEDSRWPEVDQSALVEDSKLIIVQINGKLRAKITVAADATQEQVQEIAMQDEHVQKHSDGLTIRKVIYVPGKLLNIVAN
- the lptE gene encoding LPS assembly lipoprotein LptE; this encodes MLAKHIGIALLSVILLMTSGCGFKLQRSYSIPVELQQLHLSSSDQYSELTRLVSDRLRINQVSLVSATETTPTLRLVNDSLERATLSLYPTGNVAEYELIYVVNYSVTLPQGEPQAYQAEVRRDYQDDPRTALAKSREMELLTREMRIQAADLIIQTLASIGTN
- the holA gene encoding DNA polymerase III subunit delta — encoded protein: MRVYPDQLKTHLKNLAQVYLIFGDDPWLVDDSKRQIIKAAKKQGFDERVQLTQETGFSWNDLVQEWQSMSLFASRRIIELTLPQGKPGTEGASAFQTLLQQPNPDIILIIQGPKAGLEQTNSKWFKSLDSQGIYLPCATPEGKQFERWLDSRIQHYQLTLHHDAKAMLFNLFEGNLLAAEQSMQMLQLISPTANISAEQLGQYFEDQSRFSVFQLTDALLSNHQKQVQHMLAQLQGEGTAMPILMWAIFKEISLLLNLKLAQQQGEPLNKLWGQYRIWDKRKPLYQAALTRLELHHIEHMLALASTLELNLKQRGAEDWIGMSHLCILFDPRAHNRLAHIELS
- the nadD gene encoding nicotinate-nucleotide adenylyltransferase, with translation MHIGILGGTFDPIHFGHIKPALEIKQKLLLDEVWLMPNHIPPHKQSTNITTQHRLKMVQDVCLQYPQLQLCDIEINRDTPSYTVVTLQQLKQAYPQASFYFIMGMDSFINLPSWHLWQQLFELCHIVLCQRPGWTLPPDSPMQQVLNQRATTIAQLIDNKNNTSQNTHGDIIPVDICLQNISSTEIRQKVQSNQDISKLLAPCTINYIQQHHLYRR
- the rsfS gene encoding ribosome silencing factor, with protein sequence MQSTELKDFVLDKIDDLKAKNVVVLDVKQQSSITETMIICTGTSKTHVRAIGEHVVVEAKKAGEQPLGVEGRDSSEWVLVDLGDVILHIMQEQTREYYQLEKLWSEHNA
- the rlmH gene encoding 23S rRNA (pseudouridine(1915)-N(3))-methyltransferase RlmH, which produces MKLQLIAVGTKMPDWVTRGFEEYQRRFPRDMPLELIEIPAGKRGKNADIARILQKEGELMLAAVAKGNHIVSLDLPGKNWTTPDLAEQMIKWQLDGRDVSLLIGGPEGLAPACKAAANQSWCLSALTLPHPLVRILIGESLYRAWSINNNHPYHRE
- the mrdA gene encoding penicillin-binding protein 2 gives rise to the protein MPPKKRITIHDHAAEASLFKRRALFTFVCVFILLSVLLSNLYQLQVVSYKDYETRSNDNRIRVVPTPPSRGLIFDRHGQLLAENQPYYSLEMIPERIKNLDETFDKLNEIIEISDEERQNIKETLKFHRRFKPLTLKNKLTEQQVASFTVNQHQFPGIYVEAGLKRHYPHTELMTHVLGYVGKINSRDKAMLEKNNNWKNYAATKDIGKQGIEKFYESLLHGLPGHLEEEVNNRGRVIRTLKVTPPTPGQDIYLTLDLKLQQKAMELLAGRRGSVVAIDPRDGGILAMVSSPSYDPNQFVHGISSKAYSDLLNDKSRPLINRSTQGQYAPASTVKPLVALLGLDERTISDRTRVWDPGFWQMPGVERKWRDWKKWGHGWVDVYHAIIDSCDIFFYDLVYKVGIDKLSPFMAQFGFGESTGVDIFEESAGVMPSRDWKRLRYNQPWYNGDTISVGIGQGYWTSTPLQLANATAILANKGQRFTPHLLKSFKDDTVKIDTPIDEQPPIEIKNPKNWDIITEAMRLTADKSRFTDAKYTAAMKTGTGQVFSVAQDQKYDAETVAEHLRDNALIVAYAPFENPTIVLAVVLENAGWGGVNAGPVARALLDEYLLRDEWTIPSE